In Diorhabda carinulata isolate Delta chromosome 6, icDioCari1.1, whole genome shotgun sequence, a single genomic region encodes these proteins:
- the LOC130896041 gene encoding uncharacterized protein LOC130896041 codes for MMRKTIMRAVNNKNLETLKKVINQAIAEAPQYLEKLKKEQRKIVSDKLEHLNKWYMKIIGLDEVKIYQDRVTALQEQLLTTQTKRREINRQLSEIRRQAQDVQSQIQHIDRKEKFDVYCQLIKDEREILNLEYSVNATFQEYDQAERDLFTAFTNSVRDSQEKQRAQLEYAKYLGLVLSIIGSFLAFLYTFFWRQDLKTYINKEISSLKFHQGISISKDVEMYLKEIKQWEIQNYNEILNSRNDVHNVIRYLNSKGEKPIPLPSIENEPIEMPLRVLKYIGISFLGYIIFKSIFG; via the exons ATGATGAGGAAAACAATTATGAGAGcggtgaataataaaaatttggagacattaaaaaaagttattaatcaGGCAATTGCCGAAGCTCctcaatatttggaaaagttgaaaaaagaacaaagaaaaatagtttcTGACAAACTAGAACATTTGAATAAATGGTATATGAAAATTATAGGTTTAGACGAAGTTAAGATTTATCAAGATAGAGTTACAGCTTTGCAG gAGCAACTATTAACCACTCaaacaaaaagaagagaaaTAAACAGACAATTATCTGAAATAAGACGACAAGCACAAGATGTGCAAAGTCAGATTCAACACATTGATAGAAAAGAAAAGTTCGATGTATATTGTCAACTAATAAAGGATGAAAGAGAG ATATTAAACTTGGAATATTCGGTTAATGCTACTTTCCAAGAATATGATCAAGCTGAAAGAGATTTGTTTACAGCATTTACAAATTCTGTTAGAGATTCGCAGGAAAAACAAAGGGCACAATTAGAATATGCTAAATATTTAGGTTTAGTATTAAGTATAATTGGCTCGTTTTTAG ctTTTCTTTACACATTTTTCTGGAGACAAGACCTTAAGacttatataaataaagaaatttcatcTTTAAAATTTCATCAAGGAATTAGCATTTCAAAAGATGTTGAAATGTATTTAAAGGAAATTAAACAGTGggaaattcaaaattacaatgaaattttgaacagCAGAAATGATGTGCACAATGTGATACGTTATTTGAATTCCAAAGGAGAGAAGCCAATTCCACTGCCTTCGATTGAGAATGAACCTATTGAAATGCCATTAAGagtattgaaatatattggaaTAAGCTTTTTGggttatataatatttaaatccATTTTTGGATAA
- the LOC130896040 gene encoding putative inorganic phosphate cotransporter, producing the protein MKNIADRISQRYVLGMMGFLCTTNSYALRVVLNVAITQMSTQESTKYTDPGTCPENSETNLTSNLVLKTTIKNPIYDWDESTKGLILSSFFWGYIVTHLPGGIWAEKYGGKHILGVGMLIASVLTVLTPWIVIASNGNWAIIVLTRIIVGLGQGTSNPALNALLAKWVPASERSTIGTMVYSGSQIGTVLCSAISGALITTTQTWSSVFYFFGGSGILWYIFWQILCYSSPEQHPFISKKEKEFLKLEIEGVSKVRPPIPWKAFFTSAPVWALIAAQSGHDWGFYTILTDLPTYMSEVLKFNILDDGIWNSIPYIVMWVCSMCSGKLCDWMITKRYISVTFARKFFTTLSSVGPTVFIMAASYSGCNKAITVGMFTIALFFTGPFICGFKVNALDIAPNHAGILMAIVNGCGSFAGGVVPYLAGALTEDHTLIEWRTVFWITGGVFVVTSIIFCIWGSADLQDWNNLETSKKEEEIENNKETRINEIA; encoded by the exons ATGAAGAATATAG ctGATAGAATTTCCCAGCGTTATGTACTGGGTATGATGGGATTCCTATGTACAACCAATAGTTATGCACTCAGGGTTGTTCTAAACGTTGCCATAACGCAGATGAGTACTCAAGAATCTACTAAATACACTGACCCAGGAACTTGTCCTGAAAACAGCGAAACAAATCTTACAAGTAACTTGGTATTAAAAACAACT ATTAAAAACCCGATTTATGATTGGGACGAAAGTACCAAAGGATTAATCCTTAGTTCTTTTTTCTGGGGTTACATAGTCACACATTTACCCGGTGGAATATGGGCAGAAAAATATGGAGGGAAGCACATTCTCGGTGTTGGAATGTTGATTGCATCGGTATTGACCGTTTTGACTCCTTGGATTGTCATAGCAAGTAATGGTAACTGGGCTATAATCGTTCTAACTAGGATCATCGTTGGATTAGGTCAA GGTACCAGTAATCCTGCTCTTAACGCTTTGCTTGCCAAATGGGTACCGGCGTCAGAACGATCAACAATTGGAACAATGGTTTATTCAGGAAGTCAAATTG GAACTGTATTATGTAGCGCTATAAGTGGAGCCCTAATTACTACAACACAGACGTGGTCAtcggtattttattttttcggaGGTTCCGGTATATTGTGGTACATATTTTGGCAAATTCTTTGTTATTCCTCACCGGAACAACATCCGTTTAtaagcaaaaaagaaaaagaatttcttAAATTGGAGATAG AGGGAGTATCAAAAGTTAGACCACCGATACCGTGGAAAGCGTTTTTCACATCCGCTCCAGTATGGGCTTTGATCGCCGCGCAATCTGGTCACGATTGGGGATTTTATACGATATTAACCGATTTACCGACTTACATGAGCGaagttttaaaattcaatattttagaCGATGGTATATGGAATTCCATTCCGTATATCGTTATGTGGGTATGTTCAATGTGTTCGGGAAAGTTGTGCGACTGGATGATTACCAAACGATATATATCTGTAACATTCGCCCGAAAATTCTTCACTACCCTTT CCTCGGTTGGACCGACAGTTTTCATAATGGCGGCTTCGTATTCAGGATGTAACAAAGCAATTACTGTAGGAATGTTCACGATTGCGTTATTCTTCACCGGACCGTTTATCTGTGGTTTCAAAGTTAATGCTTTAGATATCGCCCCAAACCACGCTGGTATTCTAATGGCTATAGTTAACGGTTGTGGATCTTTTGCCGGAGGAGTCGTTCCTTATTTAGCTGGAGCTTTAACTGAAGAC CACACTTTAATTGAATGGCGTACAGTATTTTGGATAACCGGCGGTGTGTTCGTCGTGACgagtataattttttgtatatggGGTAGTGCTGATTTACAAGATTGGAACAATCTAGAAAcaagtaaaaaagaagaagaaatcgaaaACAATAAAGAGACACGAATCAACGAAATTGCATGA
- the LOC130896039 gene encoding kallikrein-5, giving the protein MNVIGSAVFILWFMCGNKLEASKNNLTGVFVFPKDVKTKSIVRIMGGENVSPPHSYPYQAALLAITSRKETFCGGTLIDRNWILTAAHCVNDNFLYAHILLGSHDITNTQEKGRQVYYSDKVYVHDDLDLVTFQNDIALVKLSQSARLNNYVNMVKISSDSDTYVGKTATILGWGATEFTSISNILKKVEVTVLSNDDCKFTNNLYNSLEASKNNLTGVFVFPKDVKTKSVSRIMGGENVSPPHSYPYQAAIYTTTSKQQSFCGGTLIEKNWILTAAHCVNDNFLYATIFLGSHDISNTQEEGRQVYYSDKVYVNDGFDPATLQNDIALIKLSQSATLDNYVNLVNISSDSDTYDGISAIILGWGTTETTSVSNILKKVEVIVLSNDECKSTNDAYNLVIQNTHLCTSGMGIKGSCTGDSGGPLIIDDIQIGVVSFGPIDCATGYPSVFTRVSEFNDWITYTILNKSNKVFINIIPFYISTLFSISVNFLKYMW; this is encoded by the exons atgaaCGTTATTGGTAGTGCGGTTTTTATTTTATGGTTTATGTGTGGTAACAAG ctAGAAGCTAGTAAAAATAATCTAACAGGCGTATTCGTGTTTCCTAAAGATGTAAAAACCAAATCTATAGTCAGAATAATGGGGGGAGAAAACGTTTCACCTCCTCACTCGTATCCATATCAAGCAGCTCTACTAGCAATCACTTCAAGAAAAGAAACTTTTTGCGGTGGCACACTCATTGACAGAAATTGGATTTTAACAGCTGCCCACTGCGTAAACGa CAATTTTTTGTATGCACATATTTTATTGGGAAGTCACGATATAACCAATACCCAAGAAAAGGGTCGCCAAGTTTATTATAGCGACAAAGTTTATGTGCACGACGATTTAGATCTTGTCACTTTTCAAAACGACATTGCTTTGGTTAAACTTTCGCAAAGCGCTAGATTgaataattatgtaaatatggtTAAAATCAGTTCGGATTCAGATACTTATGTTGGAAAAACCGCAACTATCCTTGGATGGGGAGCAACAGAATTTACAAgcatttctaatattttaaaaaaagtagaagTAACTGTATTATCGAACGATGACTGTAAATTCACGAATAACTTATATAATTCa ctAGAAGCTAGTAAAAATAATCTAACAGGCGTATTCGTGTTTCCTAAAGATGTAAAAACAAAATCTGTATCCAGAATAATGGGCGGAGAAAATGTTTCACCTCCTCATTCGTATCCATATCAAGCAGCTATATATACAACTACTTCAAAACAGCAATCTTTTTGCGGAGGCACCCTCATTgagaaaaattggattttaacAGCTGCCCACTGCGTAAACGa CAATTTTTTGTATGCAACTATTTTTTTGGGAAGTCACGATATATCCAATACCCAAGAAGAAGGACGCCAAGTTTATTATAGCGACAAAGTTTATGTGAACGACGGTTTTGATCCGGCCACTTTACAAAACGATATCGCTTTGATTAAACTTTCGCAGAGCGCTACATTGGATAATTATGTGAATTTGGTTAATATCAGTTCGGATTCAGATACTTATGATGGAATATCCGCAATTATCCTTGGATGGGGGACAACAGAAACCACAAGcgtttctaatattttaaaaaaagtagaagTAATTGTTTTATCGAACGATGAATGTAAATCCACCAATGATGCATACAATCTa GTAATTCAAAATACTCATTTGTGCACCTCTGGGATGGGTATTAAAGGAAGTTGCACTGGAGACAGTGGAGGACCGCTTATAATTGATGATATTCAAATCGGAGTAGTTTCCTTTGGACCTATTGATTGCGCTACAGGATATCCATCTGTATTCACTAGAGTATCTGAATTCAATGATTGGATTACTTATACAATATTAAACAAGAGTAACAAAGTGTTTATCAACattattccattttatatttcaacGTTATTTTCGATAagtgtaaattttttaaaatacatgtGGTAA
- the LOC130895763 gene encoding uncharacterized protein LOC130895763 → MIKHYHYFNTVLSKTSERGTVSIMSLKNLLDVPKEEQEKFLKSFDQVLLDLDGVVWIVFDPITGALESVKNLKKLGKQIHYVTNNSMLYENYLLKILNNHNFPGTIDDIVTPIQIAVGYLKSLKYVNEEIFVIGLPPIKEGLKKAGFNVLPDPPSTIDVTVEALLAENDVDKRNVKAVILDVDTNLTYIKLQKAYWYLLNPNCIWIVTLKDKLSPMGPKGPVLGSYHNIECLKDLTGKEYTSVAKPSTACVNYIKEKYKVTDPKKVLFIGDSIESDMSTAAMAGFQKLLVLSGTAQLKDVNNWKYPEDYKPEYYVENLEVLNKIIKAVFKEFLVSPFLFSYGPINCISEPLLKNECTKIKFVDMATLKNLAGVSRAEKEKFLNSFDQVLLDLDGVLWYVYNAFPGASECVNNLIKLGKKAHYVTNTSSLHEEKLLKRLNDKNFPATIENLVTPKQTLISYLETKNMNDKEIFVIGLQSIKDGLTKAGFKLVPDPPFPIEETIEAILSHNDTDTRQVGAVVIDVDINFSYVKLQKAFWYLQNPNCELIVTLKDKIAPMGPKGPLIGMLFVMESLKDLIGRDYVEIAKPSKTCTNYTIKKFNITDPNRILFIGDSIFADMGTAAMGGFQKLLVLSGSATIEDIKNWQYSEDLKPEYYIQDLAALNVIIKSIFPNLVD, encoded by the exons ATGATAAAGcattatcattatttcaatacAGTACTTTCAAAGACTAGTGAAAGAGGTACCGTATCCATTATGAGTCTGAAAAATCTCCTTGACGTTCCCAAAGAAGAACAAGAGAAGTTCCTAAAGTCATTCGATCAGGTTTTATTGGACCTTGATG gAGTAGTGTGGATAGTATTTGACCCAATAACCGGCGCTCTTGAAAgtgtcaaaaatttgaaaaaattaggaaaacaaATTCACTATGTTACGAATAATAGCATGTTGTatgagaattatttattaaaaatattgaacaatcaTAATTTCCCTGGAACCATCGATGATATAGTAACTCCGATACAAATAGCTGTTGGCTATCtgaaaagtttgaaatatgTAAATGAGGAAATTTTTGTAATAGGTTTACCACCTATAAAGGAGGGGCTGAAAAAGGCTGGTTTCAACGTATTGCCTGACCCG CCAAGTACAATCGATGTAACTGTTGAAGCGTTGCTTGCAGAAAATGATGTTGATAAACGGAATGTTAAAGCTGTCATTCTAGATGTAGATACAAATCTAACGTACATTAAATTACAGAAAGCATACTGGTATTTGCTTAATCCAAATTGTATATGGATTGTTACTCTCAAAGATAAATTATCGCCTATGGGACCAAAAGGACCAGTTCTAG GAAGCTACCATAACATCGAATGTTTGAAAGATTTAACTGGTAAAGAATACACTTCAGTTGCCAAACCTTCAACGGCGTGCGTAAATTATATCAAAGAAAAGTATAAAGTAACAGATCCCAAGAAGGTATTATTTATTGGAGATTC GATTGAAAGCGACATGAGTACTGCGGCTATGGcgggttttcaaaaattattagtacTGAGTGGAACCGCTCAGCTAAAAGACGTAAACAATTGGAAATATCCAGAAGACTATAAACCAGAGTATTATGTTGAAAATCTGGAAGTgcttaacaaaataattaaagcagttttcaaagaatt TTTAGTATCTCCATTCCTATTTAGCTACGGTCCAATAAATTGTATCTCAGAACCTC TTCTGAAAAATGAATGTACTAAGATAAAATTCGTCGATATGGCCACGTTAAAAAATCTCGCCGGAGTCTCAAGAGCCGAAAAAGagaaatttctaaattcttttGATCAAGTTTTATTAGATCTAGATG gAGTTTTATGGTATGTCTACAACGCTTTTCCTGGTGCATCAGAATgtgttaataatttaataaaattgggGAAAAAAGCCCATTACGTCACGAATACTAGCAGTTTGCACGAAGAAAAACTTCTAAAAAGGTTAAATGACAAAAACTTTCCGGCAACCATAGAAAATTTGGTAACTCCAAAGCAAACACTAATCAGTTACCTGGAAACTAAAAATATGAACGATAAGGAAATATTCGTGATAGGTTTACAATCTATAAAAGATGGACTCACGAAAGCTGGTTTTAAATTAGTACCAGATCCA cCATTCCCTATCGAAGAGACAATCGAGGCCATTCTTTCGCATAACGATACTGACACAAGGCAAGTCGGAGCAGTCGTTATAGATGTAGATATAAATTTTTCGTATGTGAAATTACAAAAAGCATTTTGGTATTTACAAAATCCAAACTGCGAGCTTATTGTAACTCTTAAGGATAAAATAGCGCCAATGGGACCAAAAGGACCACTCATAG GAATGCTTTTTGTCATGGAATCTTTGAAAGATTTGATTGGTAGAGACTACGTTGAAATCGCTAAACCTTCTAAAACTTGTACAAATTACacaatcaaaaaattcaatataacaGATCccaatagaattttatttataggaGATTC aatatttgcCGATATGGGTACGGCGGCTATGGGAGGATTCCAAAAATTACTTGTCCTAAGCGGTAGTGCCACAAtagaagatatcaaaaattggcagTACTCTGAAGATCTCAAACCAGAATACTACATACAGGATTTAGCAGCATtgaatgttattattaaatctatttttccCAATTTAGTCGATTGA